A window of the Amycolatopsis solani genome harbors these coding sequences:
- a CDS encoding ArsR/SmtB family transcription factor, giving the protein MAKTAALPPIVHPGLDEITVEGVLRALADPVRLDIVRQLAAADTEIACGALTVPVTKSTITHHLSILRQAGVVTGRQEGTTRFNSLRRNDLNALFPGLLDGVLAAPR; this is encoded by the coding sequence ATGGCCAAGACCGCCGCGCTGCCGCCGATCGTTCACCCCGGACTGGACGAGATCACCGTCGAAGGCGTGCTCCGCGCACTGGCCGACCCGGTGCGACTGGACATCGTCCGCCAGCTCGCGGCGGCGGACACCGAGATCGCGTGCGGTGCACTGACGGTGCCGGTGACCAAGTCCACAATCACCCACCACCTGAGCATCCTGCGCCAGGCCGGCGTCGTGACCGGCCGCCAGGAAGGCACGACCCGGTTCAACTCGTTGCGCCGCAACGACCTGAACGCCCTGTTCCCGGGCCTGCTCGACGGCGTTCTGGCCGCTCCGCGCTGA
- a CDS encoding DUF1918 domain-containing protein — protein sequence MHAGVGDEIQVHGRTVGAVEQRGEILEVRGPDGAPPYLVRFADGHEALVYPGPDCEVQARAD from the coding sequence ATGCACGCAGGAGTGGGAGACGAGATCCAGGTGCACGGCCGGACGGTCGGCGCGGTCGAGCAGCGCGGCGAGATCCTCGAAGTCCGCGGGCCCGACGGCGCGCCGCCCTACCTGGTGCGGTTCGCCGACGGGCACGAGGCGCTCGTCTACCCCGGGCCCGACTGCGAGGTCCAGGCCCGCGCCGATTAG
- a CDS encoding bifunctional methylenetetrahydrofolate dehydrogenase/methenyltetrahydrofolate cyclohydrolase, whose product MTAKILDGKATKNAIFAELEPRVAALAAKGVTPGLGTVLVGDDPGSHSYVRMKHADSAKIGINSIRRDLPADITQEKLEAVIDELNADPACHGYLVQLPLPKHLNPYPVLERIAPEKDADGLAPISLGRLALGEPGSLPCTPYGIIELLKRHGVELNGARVTVVGRGITVGRTLGLLLTRRSENATVTLCHTGTRDLAAEVRRADVVIAAAGVPGIITPDMVAPGAAVLDVGVSHVDGKLTGDVHPDVAEVAGWISPNPGGVGPMTRAMLVSNVVEAAERSLQGR is encoded by the coding sequence GTGACGGCGAAGATTCTCGACGGCAAAGCCACCAAGAACGCCATTTTCGCGGAGCTCGAGCCCCGCGTCGCGGCCCTGGCCGCGAAGGGGGTGACGCCGGGCCTGGGCACCGTCCTGGTCGGCGACGATCCGGGGTCGCACTCCTACGTGCGGATGAAGCACGCCGACAGCGCGAAGATCGGCATCAACTCGATCCGCCGCGACCTGCCCGCGGACATCACCCAGGAGAAGCTCGAAGCCGTCATCGACGAGCTGAACGCCGACCCGGCGTGCCACGGCTACCTCGTCCAGCTGCCGCTGCCGAAGCACCTGAACCCGTACCCGGTGCTCGAGCGCATCGCGCCGGAAAAGGACGCCGACGGCCTCGCCCCGATCAGCCTCGGCCGGCTCGCGCTGGGTGAGCCCGGCTCCCTGCCGTGCACGCCGTACGGGATCATCGAGCTGCTCAAGCGCCACGGCGTCGAGCTGAACGGCGCGCGGGTCACCGTGGTCGGCCGCGGCATCACCGTCGGCCGCACGCTGGGCCTGCTGCTGACCCGCCGCAGCGAGAACGCGACCGTGACCCTGTGCCACACCGGCACCCGCGACCTCGCCGCCGAGGTCCGCCGCGCCGACGTCGTGATCGCCGCGGCCGGGGTGCCCGGCATCATCACGCCGGACATGGTCGCGCCGGGCGCCGCGGTGCTCGACGTCGGCGTGTCCCACGTGGACGGAAAACTCACCGGCGATGTTCACCCGGACGTGGCCGAAGTGGCCGGCTGGATCTCGCCCAACCCGGGCGGGGTCGGCCCGATGACGCGGGCGATGCTCGTCAGCAACGTCGTCGAAGCGGCGGAGCGCTCGCTCCAAGGCCGATGA
- a CDS encoding DUF2000 domain-containing protein, translating to MSSFDTKIAVLLRDDLASWQRLNVTAFLVSGIAHVTPELMGESYLDADDTEYLPMFGQPVMVFSGTGDVLTAAHARALGRGLRISIFTDELFHTGNDVDNRAAVRAVPGEKLALAGLAVHGPKNAVDKILKGASLHR from the coding sequence ATGAGTTCCTTCGACACGAAGATCGCCGTCCTGCTCCGCGACGACCTGGCGTCCTGGCAGCGGCTGAACGTCACCGCGTTCCTGGTGAGCGGAATCGCCCACGTGACGCCGGAGCTGATGGGCGAGTCCTACCTCGACGCCGACGACACCGAGTACCTGCCGATGTTCGGCCAGCCGGTCATGGTGTTCTCGGGCACGGGTGACGTCCTGACCGCGGCGCACGCGCGGGCGCTCGGCCGCGGCCTGCGCATTTCGATCTTCACCGACGAGCTGTTCCACACCGGAAACGACGTCGACAACCGCGCCGCGGTGCGCGCGGTGCCGGGGGAGAAGCTGGCGCTGGCCGGCCTCGCGGTGCACGGCCCGAAGAACGCGGTCGACAAGATCCTCAAGGGCGCGTCCCTGCACCGCTGA
- a CDS encoding HhH-GPD-type base excision DNA repair protein gives MLRELHLTGDPAGDKLLNEDPFALLVGMLLDQQYPMEHAFAGPRKIADRMDGFSLQKIAATDVETFVEMCVVPPAIHRYGGSMARRVHALAEHIIENYDGRTEGIWLDGRPKPDGPEVLKRLRALPGFGEQKAKIFLALLGKQRGVQPKGWRETAGAYGDRGSRRSIADVTSAETLAEVRAFKKAAKAAAKSG, from the coding sequence ATGCTGCGCGAACTGCATCTCACCGGCGACCCGGCGGGCGACAAGCTGCTCAACGAAGACCCGTTCGCCCTGCTCGTCGGGATGCTGCTGGACCAGCAGTACCCGATGGAGCACGCCTTCGCCGGCCCGCGGAAGATCGCCGATCGGATGGACGGCTTCTCGTTGCAGAAGATCGCCGCCACCGATGTCGAGACCTTTGTCGAGATGTGCGTCGTGCCGCCGGCCATTCACCGGTACGGCGGGTCGATGGCGCGTCGCGTGCACGCGCTCGCGGAGCACATCATCGAGAACTACGACGGCCGGACCGAGGGCATCTGGCTCGACGGGCGGCCGAAGCCCGACGGGCCCGAGGTCCTCAAGCGCCTGCGGGCGCTGCCGGGGTTCGGGGAGCAGAAGGCCAAGATCTTCCTGGCCCTGCTGGGCAAGCAGCGCGGCGTTCAGCCGAAGGGCTGGCGCGAAACGGCCGGTGCGTACGGCGACCGCGGGTCACGCCGGTCGATCGCCGATGTCACCAGTGCCGAGACGCTCGCCGAGGTGCGGGCGTTCAAGAAGGCCGCCAAGGCCGCGGCCAAGAGCGGCTAG
- a CDS encoding TetR/AcrR family transcriptional regulator — translation MSPRAGLTTDAVVSLAIAVVDEAGPDALTLAKIAERAGVAAPSLYKHVKNLADLRRLIDLRVVKEMAETLRAAVTGREGAEAVAALADAYRGYLRQYPRRTHALVTAPNETDAELSTATHAVAEVVFAVLRPFGFDHGQAVHATRCIRAAVHGFAGLEASGGFGRPEDVGESFEVLKKMLVQGLVDYAETP, via the coding sequence ATGTCCCCTAGAGCCGGCCTGACCACCGACGCGGTGGTCAGTCTCGCCATCGCCGTCGTCGACGAAGCCGGTCCTGACGCCCTCACCCTCGCCAAGATCGCCGAACGCGCCGGCGTCGCCGCACCTTCCCTCTACAAGCACGTGAAGAACCTCGCTGACCTACGGCGGCTCATCGACCTCCGCGTCGTCAAGGAAATGGCCGAGACCCTCCGCGCCGCCGTGACCGGCCGCGAAGGCGCGGAGGCCGTGGCCGCACTGGCCGACGCCTACCGCGGCTACCTGCGGCAGTACCCGCGCCGCACTCACGCGCTCGTCACCGCGCCGAACGAAACCGATGCCGAGCTCAGCACCGCGACCCACGCCGTCGCCGAGGTCGTTTTCGCTGTGCTCCGGCCGTTCGGCTTCGACCACGGCCAGGCCGTGCACGCGACGCGCTGCATCCGCGCCGCCGTCCACGGCTTCGCCGGGCTCGAGGCCTCCGGCGGCTTCGGACGCCCGGAAGACGTCGGCGAAAGCTTCGAAGTGCTCAAGAAGATGCTCGTCCAAGGCCTCGTCGACTACGCGGAGACACCATGA
- a CDS encoding NADP-dependent isocitrate dehydrogenase yields MAKIKVQGTVVELDGDEMTRIIWQFIKDKLIHPYLDVNLDYYDLGIEERDRTDDQVTVDSANAIKKHGVGVKCATITPDEARVEEFGLKKMWLSPNGTIRNILGGVIFREPIVIQNIPRLVPTWTKPIIIGRHAHGDQYKATNFKVPGPGKLTVSYTPDDGSEPMEFQVAQFPEGGGVAMGMYNFKKSIEDFARASLQYGLDRGLPVYLSTKNTILKAYDGQFKDVFEEIFQNEFKADFDAKGISYEHRLIDDMVAAAMKWEGGYVWACKNYDGDVQSDTVAQGFGSLGLMTSVLRTPDGRTVEAEAAHGTVTRHYRQHQQGKPTSTNPIASIYAWTRGLEHRGKLDGNQELIGFANTLEQVVVETVESGQMTKDLALLISKDQPWQTTEEFLATLDDNLAKKIAQG; encoded by the coding sequence ATGGCCAAGATCAAGGTCCAGGGCACCGTCGTCGAACTCGACGGCGATGAGATGACCCGCATCATTTGGCAGTTCATCAAGGACAAGCTGATCCACCCGTACCTGGACGTGAACCTGGACTACTACGACCTGGGTATCGAGGAGCGGGACCGCACCGACGACCAGGTCACGGTCGACTCCGCGAACGCGATCAAGAAGCACGGCGTCGGCGTCAAGTGCGCCACGATCACCCCCGACGAGGCGCGCGTCGAAGAGTTCGGCCTCAAGAAGATGTGGCTGTCCCCGAACGGGACGATCCGCAACATCCTCGGCGGCGTGATCTTCCGCGAGCCGATCGTCATCCAGAACATCCCGCGGCTGGTGCCGACGTGGACGAAGCCGATTATCATCGGCCGCCACGCCCACGGCGACCAGTACAAGGCGACCAACTTCAAGGTCCCCGGCCCGGGCAAGCTGACCGTCAGCTACACCCCGGACGACGGCTCCGAGCCGATGGAGTTCCAGGTCGCGCAGTTCCCCGAGGGCGGCGGCGTCGCCATGGGGATGTACAACTTCAAGAAGTCGATCGAGGACTTCGCGCGCGCGTCGCTGCAGTACGGCCTCGACCGCGGCCTGCCGGTCTACCTCTCCACGAAGAACACCATCCTCAAGGCCTACGACGGCCAGTTCAAGGACGTGTTCGAGGAGATCTTCCAGAACGAGTTCAAGGCCGACTTCGACGCCAAGGGCATCTCCTACGAGCACCGCCTGATCGACGACATGGTCGCCGCGGCGATGAAGTGGGAGGGCGGCTACGTCTGGGCGTGCAAGAACTACGACGGTGACGTCCAGTCCGACACGGTCGCGCAGGGCTTCGGCTCGCTCGGCCTGATGACGTCGGTGCTGCGCACGCCGGACGGCCGGACCGTCGAGGCCGAGGCCGCGCACGGCACGGTCACCCGGCACTACCGCCAGCACCAGCAGGGCAAGCCGACGTCGACGAACCCGATCGCGTCGATCTACGCCTGGACCCGCGGCCTCGAGCACCGCGGCAAGCTGGACGGCAACCAGGAGCTGATCGGCTTCGCGAACACGCTGGAGCAGGTCGTCGTCGAGACCGTCGAGAGCGGCCAGATGACGAAGGACCTCGCGCTGCTCATCAGCAAGGACCAGCCGTGGCAGACGACCGAGGAGTTCCTCGCGACGCTGGACGACAACCTGGCGAAGAAGATCGCCCAGGGCTGA
- a CDS encoding DUF3017 domain-containing protein: protein MTMTEDRRDVGDRRDKRARFTQLPFALVLLVAAVAVLRIVQYHWREGAALIGVALLLAGVLRAVLPATRAGLLVIRGKVVDIVTYTALAAAVLYVALTIIGGPFASS, encoded by the coding sequence ATGACGATGACCGAAGACCGGCGGGACGTCGGCGACCGCCGGGACAAGCGGGCCCGGTTCACGCAGCTGCCGTTCGCGCTGGTGCTGCTGGTGGCCGCCGTCGCCGTGCTGCGGATCGTCCAGTACCACTGGCGGGAGGGCGCGGCGCTGATCGGCGTCGCGCTCCTCCTCGCCGGGGTGCTGCGGGCGGTGCTCCCGGCCACGAGGGCGGGCCTGCTGGTGATCCGCGGCAAGGTCGTCGACATCGTGACCTACACCGCCCTCGCGGCGGCGGTGCTCTACGTGGCCCTGACGATCATCGGCGGCCCGTTCGCCTCCTCCTGA
- a CDS encoding permease, with the protein MITGHFGLAAAVKAGRPSIPVWTLMLATAWLDVVFVPLYLSGAETVDGAGYGGGVIHADYTHSLVGALVLAVLFGGVAAVKLGREAGLILSGVVFSHWLLDLVVHRADLPILPGNAGDLPTFGFGLWRLPAVSAVVELLMLAIGTGLYWRAAAKRDPKRARTLGLSAAAFGVATLAADLLGV; encoded by the coding sequence ATGATCACCGGCCACTTCGGGCTGGCCGCCGCCGTCAAGGCGGGCCGGCCGTCGATCCCCGTCTGGACGCTCATGCTTGCCACCGCGTGGCTCGACGTCGTGTTCGTGCCGCTCTACCTGAGCGGCGCCGAGACGGTCGACGGCGCGGGCTACGGCGGCGGCGTCATCCACGCCGACTACACGCACTCGCTCGTCGGAGCGCTCGTGCTCGCCGTGCTCTTCGGCGGCGTCGCGGCCGTCAAGCTCGGCCGCGAAGCCGGGCTGATCCTCAGCGGCGTCGTGTTCTCGCACTGGCTGCTCGACCTCGTCGTGCACCGCGCCGACCTGCCGATCCTGCCCGGCAACGCCGGCGACCTGCCCACGTTCGGCTTCGGGCTCTGGCGGCTGCCCGCCGTCTCGGCCGTCGTCGAACTTCTGATGCTGGCGATCGGCACCGGCCTCTACTGGCGTGCTGCCGCGAAACGCGATCCGAAGCGGGCTCGCACGCTGGGTCTGTCGGCCGCCGCCTTCGGGGTCGCCACTCTGGCGGCCGACCTGCTGGGCGTCTGA
- a CDS encoding TrmH family RNA methyltransferase, with protein MAAPLWPMHGANLGTLLRTCDAVGACLAVPRFPWVPEALRRGNTLRRPACVHWVHDPPGWLARERAAGTTVVGVELAEEAVRLADLPAARGRTIAVLGHEGTGIPPEALDSLDTVVEIPMVGIGASLNVAVAGSLVLYKLAGLV; from the coding sequence GTGGCCGCCCCGCTCTGGCCGATGCACGGCGCGAACCTCGGCACCCTGCTGCGCACGTGCGACGCGGTCGGCGCGTGCCTGGCCGTCCCGCGCTTCCCGTGGGTCCCGGAGGCGTTGCGACGCGGCAACACGTTGCGACGCCCGGCCTGCGTGCACTGGGTCCACGACCCACCCGGCTGGCTGGCGCGCGAGCGCGCCGCGGGCACGACGGTGGTCGGCGTCGAGCTGGCGGAGGAAGCGGTCCGCCTGGCCGACCTGCCCGCGGCCCGCGGCCGCACGATCGCCGTGCTGGGCCACGAGGGGACGGGGATCCCGCCGGAGGCACTCGATTCGCTCGACACCGTCGTGGAGATCCCGATGGTCGGCATCGGCGCCAGCCTGAACGTCGCGGTGGCGGGCAGTCTGGTGCTGTACAAACTCGCGGGGCTGGTGTGA
- a CDS encoding helix-turn-helix domain-containing protein produces the protein MAHVEAWRPAVPGIAEVFHARFTTHAYPLHTHDTWTLLIVDDGVIRYDLDRHHHGALGPAVTLLPPNVAHDGRAATSHGFRKRVLYLDASVLGEDLIGAAVDRPSLADNLLRTRIHQLHESLAHAGDALEAESRLALVADRLHTHLGRPAVHEPKRGLADELRDLLDAKLPEALTLAEAGKTLGAHPAYLVRCFGARFGLPPHRYLTGRRVDRARRLLLDGTPAAEVATAAGFADQAHLTRHFKRYLGTTPSRYAKAR, from the coding sequence ATGGCGCACGTCGAAGCCTGGCGGCCGGCGGTCCCGGGGATCGCCGAGGTCTTCCACGCCCGCTTCACCACGCACGCCTACCCGCTGCACACGCACGACACGTGGACGCTGCTGATCGTCGACGACGGCGTCATCCGCTACGACCTCGACCGCCACCACCACGGCGCGCTCGGCCCGGCCGTGACGCTGCTGCCGCCGAACGTCGCCCACGACGGGCGGGCCGCGACCAGCCACGGCTTCCGCAAGCGCGTGCTGTACCTGGACGCTTCGGTGCTCGGCGAGGACCTGATCGGGGCCGCGGTGGACCGGCCGAGCCTCGCCGACAACCTGCTGCGGACCCGCATCCACCAGCTGCACGAGTCCCTCGCCCACGCCGGCGACGCACTGGAGGCCGAAAGCCGGCTCGCACTGGTGGCCGACCGGCTGCACACGCACCTGGGCCGGCCGGCGGTCCACGAACCGAAGCGCGGGCTGGCCGACGAGCTGCGGGACCTCCTCGACGCGAAGCTGCCCGAAGCGCTGACGCTCGCCGAAGCGGGCAAGACGCTCGGCGCGCACCCGGCGTACCTGGTCCGTTGCTTCGGCGCGCGGTTCGGGCTGCCGCCGCACAGGTACCTGACCGGCCGCCGCGTCGACCGCGCCCGCCGCCTGCTGCTCGACGGCACCCCGGCGGCGGAGGTCGCCACCGCGGCGGGGTTCGCGGACCAGGCGCACTTGACGCGGCACTTCAAGCGGTACCTGGGCACGACGCCGTCGCGGTACGCGAAGGCTCGTTGA
- a CDS encoding SH3 domain-containing protein, with protein sequence MSKKTLLILGAIVLVIVVYVMNTDKQASGASATGCKVTVTADVLNARETADGNAKIVGKYLRDAQFDALPGVQNGFRKVADDKWVAAAFTQPVEGSTC encoded by the coding sequence ATGTCGAAGAAGACTCTGCTCATCTTGGGCGCCATCGTCCTGGTCATCGTCGTGTACGTCATGAACACGGACAAGCAGGCTTCGGGCGCTTCGGCGACCGGCTGCAAGGTGACCGTGACCGCGGACGTCTTGAACGCCCGCGAGACAGCGGACGGCAACGCCAAGATCGTCGGCAAGTACCTCCGCGACGCCCAGTTCGACGCGCTCCCGGGCGTCCAGAACGGCTTCCGCAAGGTCGCCGACGACAAGTGGGTGGCGGCCGCTTTCACCCAGCCCGTGGAGGGCTCCACCTGCTGA
- a CDS encoding MFS transporter produces the protein MPVALLALAIGAFGIGTTEFVMMGVLPQAAADFGVDIPTAGYLISGYALGVVIGAPLLTAAAVRLPRKTMLLAMMGLFTLGNALFALSPNQEFGVAFRFLAGLPHGAFFGAGAVVASSLVGPGQRAKAVSMMFLGLTLANVIGVPLGTLLGQQVGWRATFGVVAVIGLVAAAAIAKLVPHQGRPAEASLRSELGAFKRPQVHLALAIVTFGLGGVFACLSYITPMLTDVAGYSPSNVTLLLSLAGVGMTIGNLLGGRLADRALMPGLYAALLSLACVLGIFTITAQGKVGAAITIFFVGVAGFMIGPMMQARIMEKAGGTPSLVSAAVQSAFNIANSIGAYLGGLVIAGGLGLVAPNWVGALLAVFGLSLAIVSGTLDRREAKAERRELALVS, from the coding sequence GTGCCCGTCGCGCTGCTCGCGCTCGCCATCGGAGCTTTCGGCATCGGGACCACCGAGTTCGTCATGATGGGCGTGCTGCCCCAGGCGGCCGCCGACTTCGGCGTCGACATCCCGACCGCCGGCTACCTCATCTCCGGTTACGCCCTCGGCGTCGTCATCGGCGCCCCCCTGCTCACCGCGGCCGCCGTCCGGCTGCCGCGCAAGACCATGCTGCTGGCCATGATGGGCCTGTTCACCCTGGGCAACGCCCTCTTCGCGCTCTCCCCCAACCAGGAGTTCGGCGTCGCGTTCCGGTTCCTCGCCGGCCTGCCGCACGGCGCGTTCTTCGGCGCCGGAGCCGTCGTCGCCTCGAGCCTCGTCGGGCCGGGTCAGCGCGCGAAGGCCGTGTCGATGATGTTCCTCGGCCTGACCCTGGCGAACGTCATCGGCGTGCCGCTGGGGACGCTGCTGGGCCAGCAGGTCGGCTGGCGCGCCACCTTCGGCGTCGTCGCCGTGATCGGCCTGGTCGCCGCCGCGGCCATCGCGAAGCTGGTGCCCCACCAGGGCCGGCCCGCGGAGGCCTCGCTGCGCAGCGAACTCGGCGCGTTCAAGCGGCCGCAGGTGCACCTCGCGCTGGCGATCGTCACGTTCGGGCTCGGCGGCGTATTCGCCTGCCTGTCCTACATCACGCCGATGCTGACCGACGTCGCCGGCTACTCGCCGTCGAACGTCACCCTGCTGCTGTCGCTGGCCGGGGTCGGCATGACGATCGGCAACCTGCTCGGCGGCCGGCTGGCCGACCGCGCGCTGATGCCGGGCCTGTACGCGGCGCTGCTGTCGCTGGCCTGCGTGCTCGGGATCTTCACGATCACCGCGCAGGGCAAGGTCGGCGCCGCGATCACGATCTTCTTCGTCGGCGTCGCCGGGTTCATGATCGGCCCGATGATGCAGGCGCGGATCATGGAGAAGGCGGGCGGCACACCGTCCCTGGTGTCGGCCGCCGTCCAGTCCGCGTTCAACATCGCCAACTCGATCGGGGCTTACCTCGGCGGCCTGGTGATCGCGGGCGGCCTCGGCCTGGTCGCCCCGAACTGGGTCGGCGCGCTGCTGGCGGTGTTCGGACTCTCGCTGGCGATCGTCTCCGGCACCCTCGACCGCCGCGAGGCCAAAGCCGAACGCCGCGAACTCGCCCTCGTTTCCTGA
- a CDS encoding MFS transporter, whose translation MSTPTSSRISVLAFGAFGVGTSGYIVAGLLPALTGELHVSATAAAQLVTAFAIAYAIGSPIFAAATGTWERRALLVAALVVTGAGNLFAALAPGYGSLLVARVVTAIGAAVFTPAASAVAAELTAPERRGRAVAMVFGGLTVALIFGVPLGSLISQHLGYRTAFALVAAFSLVSALAVRLALPAVAAPPKVRLAERFAAGRDPRVLVMLAVTVLGCLAAFMVYTFVSPLLAATAGLHGTAVTILLFCYGVGGAVGNFAAGRATDRWGSRTPLLAVTAAITVVLALLPIATTMPVAAGVALFVWGVATWSFSPPVQHRLIELAPGHAGLVLSLNASAIYLGVGLSGVVGGAVLTSGGPLLLPEVAAALTLVALVLVGAAWGRVREPREQVAVG comes from the coding sequence ATGTCCACACCCACGTCCTCGAGGATCTCGGTCCTCGCCTTCGGCGCGTTCGGCGTCGGGACCAGCGGCTACATCGTCGCCGGGCTGCTACCCGCGCTGACCGGCGAGCTGCACGTCTCGGCCACCGCCGCCGCCCAGCTCGTGACGGCCTTCGCCATCGCGTACGCGATCGGCTCGCCCATCTTCGCCGCCGCCACCGGCACCTGGGAGCGCCGCGCGCTGCTGGTCGCCGCCCTCGTCGTCACCGGCGCCGGCAACCTGTTCGCGGCGCTCGCGCCCGGCTACGGCTCCCTCCTGGTGGCCCGGGTGGTGACCGCCATCGGCGCCGCGGTGTTCACGCCGGCGGCGAGCGCGGTGGCGGCCGAGCTGACCGCGCCCGAACGCCGGGGCCGGGCCGTCGCCATGGTGTTCGGCGGCCTCACGGTCGCGCTCATCTTCGGCGTCCCGCTCGGCAGCCTGATTTCGCAGCACCTCGGCTACCGGACGGCGTTCGCGCTGGTCGCGGCGTTCTCGCTGGTGAGCGCGCTGGCCGTCCGGCTGGCGCTGCCCGCCGTCGCCGCGCCGCCGAAGGTGCGCCTGGCCGAGCGGTTCGCCGCGGGCCGCGACCCCCGCGTGCTCGTCATGCTGGCCGTGACGGTCCTCGGCTGCCTCGCCGCGTTCATGGTCTACACGTTCGTGTCGCCGCTGCTGGCCGCGACCGCGGGCCTCCACGGCACGGCGGTCACGATCCTGCTCTTCTGCTACGGCGTCGGCGGCGCGGTCGGCAACTTCGCCGCCGGCCGGGCGACCGACCGCTGGGGCTCGCGCACGCCGCTGCTGGCCGTGACGGCCGCGATCACGGTCGTGCTGGCGCTGCTGCCGATCGCGACGACGATGCCGGTCGCGGCGGGTGTCGCGCTGTTCGTGTGGGGCGTGGCGACGTGGTCGTTCAGCCCGCCGGTGCAGCACCGCCTGATCGAGCTGGCCCCGGGCCACGCCGGCCTGGTGCTCTCGCTCAACGCGTCCGCGATCTACCTCGGCGTCGGCCTGTCCGGCGTCGTCGGCGGCGCGGTCCTCACCTCGGGCGGTCCGCTGCTGCTGCCCGAGGTCGCGGCCGCGCTGACCCTCGTCGCCCTGGTGCTCGTGGGCGCGGCGTGGGGGCGGGTCCGCGAACCCCGGGAGCAGGTCGCGGTCGGCTAA
- a CDS encoding class I SAM-dependent methyltransferase — MDHDSRAALFDSTAEHYDEDPWHAAVAEALVSPLPDAPGLVLDVATGTGFAAYAALRLKPARVLAVDLSPAMLARASAKAAELDPDGVISWQVAPAVPMPAADGSADVVLCASSLHFLGAVAFADWLRVLRPGGRLAFSVVSGARFKPSGAFADFVPRDLSFPTDDDGAAALASSAGFVDVSARTFSVEGGDRVRSVFLVHATAP; from the coding sequence GTGGACCACGACTCGAGGGCAGCCCTCTTCGACAGCACGGCCGAGCACTACGACGAAGACCCCTGGCACGCTGCCGTGGCCGAGGCGCTCGTTTCGCCGCTGCCCGACGCGCCGGGGCTCGTCCTCGACGTAGCCACCGGGACCGGCTTCGCGGCGTACGCGGCGTTGCGGCTGAAGCCGGCTCGGGTGCTGGCTGTCGACTTGTCGCCGGCGATGCTGGCCCGCGCTTCCGCGAAGGCTGCTGAGCTGGACCCGGACGGGGTGATCTCGTGGCAGGTCGCGCCCGCCGTCCCGATGCCGGCGGCGGACGGCTCGGCCGACGTCGTGCTGTGCGCGTCCTCGCTGCACTTCCTGGGGGCGGTGGCGTTCGCGGACTGGCTGCGGGTGCTCCGCCCCGGCGGGCGGCTGGCGTTTTCGGTCGTTTCGGGGGCGCGGTTCAAGCCGTCGGGCGCGTTCGCGGACTTCGTGCCGCGGGACCTGTCGTTCCCGACCGACGACGACGGGGCGGCGGCGCTGGCTTCGTCGGCGGGGTTCGTGGACGTTTCGGCGCGGACGTTCAGCGTCGAGGGCGGGGACCGGGTGCGAAGCGTGTTCCTGGTGCACGCGACGGCGCCGTGA
- a CDS encoding DUF2203 domain-containing protein → MGLFTVAEARDELARLRPVLDELVRVRADAAELAASLRPGGRGTELGGLPEWKAAQARLDDLMTTVQRTGAELKGFAPLLVDFPAELDGTDVLLCWLEGDRELSWYHRADLGFAGRRPLKTVGGPG, encoded by the coding sequence ATGGGACTGTTCACCGTCGCGGAAGCACGTGACGAACTGGCGCGGCTGCGGCCGGTCCTCGACGAGCTGGTGCGCGTCCGCGCCGACGCGGCCGAGCTCGCCGCGTCGCTGCGCCCGGGCGGCCGGGGCACCGAGCTGGGCGGGCTGCCGGAGTGGAAGGCCGCGCAGGCCCGCCTCGACGACCTCATGACGACGGTCCAGCGCACCGGCGCCGAGCTCAAGGGGTTCGCGCCGCTGCTGGTCGACTTCCCGGCCGAGCTCGACGGCACCGACGTGCTGCTGTGCTGGCTCGAGGGTGATCGCGAGCTGAGCTGGTACCACCGCGCCGACCTGGGCTTCGCCGGCCGCCGTCCGCTGAAAACGGTTGGTGGGCCCGGTTAG